Proteins encoded within one genomic window of Ranitomeya variabilis isolate aRanVar5 chromosome 4, aRanVar5.hap1, whole genome shotgun sequence:
- the LOC143769087 gene encoding heat shock protein beta-11-like, translated as MLSLQLAKTSTPSPFRPFLRPLWPISIDIFSSLEQNMIRTHGEIKASMKLMDQFHKQLLQETAESKNLAVMTSSDTKSIKHKAETPLTTLNAQSMENKAGSAPTISNKKSAEAGFVVSLGVQDFSPQELTVKLVGKKLLVTGAKEYKSEDGKGSFSYKCHIFRKEVDLPQDVRAENLSCTVTNGGQLQIEVSQTPSQERIVPIQHSALQAKPRVASSTKDSRA; from the coding sequence ATGTTGAGCCTTCAGCTAGCTAAGACATCCACCCCAAGCCCTTTCCGGCCTTTTCTTCGACCTCTCTGGCCAATATCCATAGACATCTTCTCTAGCCTTGAGCAAAACATGATACGCACTCATGGAGAAATTAAGGCCAGCATGAAGCTCATGGACCAGTTTCACAAGCAGCTGCTTCAAGAAACTGCTGAGAGTAAGAATCTTGCTGTGATGACCTCCAGTGATACAAAGTCCATCAAGCACAAGGCTGAGACTCCACTGACCACCCTCAATGCACAGTCTATGGAGAACAAGGCTGGGTCAGCTCCAACTATCagcaataagaagtctgctgaggctGGTTTTGTGGTCTCCCTGGGAGTTCAAGATTTTTCTCCCCAAGAGCTGACAGTCAAACTAGTAGGCAAAAAACTACTGGTGACCGGAGCCAAGGAATATAAGAGTGAAGACGGGAAAGGTTCCTTTTCCTACAAATGTCACATCTTCAGGAAGGAAGTGGATCTTCCCCAGGATGTGCGAGCAGAAAACCTGAGCTGTACAGTGACCAATGGGGGCCAACTGCAGATAGAAGTTTCCCAGACCCCTTCTCAGGAAAGGATTGTGCCAATACAGCATTCGGCACTGCAGGCCAAGCCACGGGTCGCCAGCAGTACAAAAGACTCCAGAGCCTAA